The following proteins are co-located in the Microplitis demolitor isolate Queensland-Clemson2020A chromosome 5, iyMicDemo2.1a, whole genome shotgun sequence genome:
- the LOC103569064 gene encoding leucine-rich repeat serine/threonine-protein kinase 1 gives MEDYTPVDEDFPGRLLHQAALWDNAELLEDLLKGEHAQYINSQDSWGRAPLHAAAITENSRCLGVLLAAGANPNIPCGPRGQYRTPLHVCTEHGHSVNIKKLLEYNVNLNVTDNNGLSPLAIAEKNNDEICINLLVKAAEKYLLARAATHSSLRSACIQGDTVSVRNIIQNNSEYFECIVNMAPNGANTLLFIASEMGHKDIVRLLLDNGADCRSHPVTKYCPLYIACYNGKLEIVDLLLRHFPKQIQSLTVERWLPIHAAAINSHHSVIDLLLKFEYPQHLLTRFKDPSSEFEYEMPFDINTQDVTGQNVLYIVSMLGNIKIVEALLNYRVKSRKIKTDDMNNSQPVSISKRRISSGIQRLMSSLNFRSKNSEKKDDNLISPFNLDIYCNNNTETALHAAVKAGHTEVVGALLQAGANPNLPIKINDNCISNSSTESNDSCNNTSALTIACQNRDIKITDLLLKYGAVDNDCKALKIAAQNRDEVLTAKLLSIKAHPDPEYKINKKAMTEGTQTSHFSALSSFGNVTYPSLFPNTPTMINWHNQQCRLSQIRSQWLIDAVLNVNKKLNVKNNDLVLYAITRIDISHNSITTVPSLIFYLQSLKYLNMAQNKIDNLTAESNNPRDKLCPVLEEIYLQDNRLEMLPNFLMNLPGLEIMDVSNNKLQCLPDNLWQAPKLKELNASFNLLRDLPSQASQNISRRVQRDDILSNSPSSRSINSQMGLSHEDSTEFESFIKLANAQIIELERPHVWTESVQVTEKISDDTEPGTRSVLTSLNLAHNLFNSIPVALPCLAVNLVRLNMAYNSLRSMSHITSYPASLKQLDLSNNQISCWPSLPQVDDADVMEQATTACYCPATNIQSPMVSNNRQTTTSLRDVVLMSVCTHRRHLRLENLRTLVLANNLLTRIQLTSVDDGESPNVEEESIDRDTKIAYSGSKLYLLFPNVSMLDVSSNQLKEIPHNIYELNNLSVLNISGNVDITELPPQMGLLSRLWNLNTQGCRLQEPLKSMIESKKYKTMDVVGYLKSVLEDAKPYARMKLMIVGIQGIGKTSLLEQLRQEGEVPNKKKSSEHWTKRMGNKNINTKTAKGTTISTVGVDIGDWIYEKKVRGQSSHGPVYFRTWDFGGQKEYYATHQYFLSKRSLYIVVWRIIDGLKGINEIFQWLVNIQSRAPNSPVIIVGTHYDVSNDQSESLQQYIREKFINVVDAEKCGLPKVMETIEISCKTRHNIKMLCNLIYDVVFSLRSPGSKELLLEQRVPASYLALEDVVVQLAHDRKLSGCDPVLKADQYYAAVNNELHKLHRSFRDPAELHQATLFLHENGIILHYDDATLRDLYFLDPQWLCDMLAHVVTIREINPFARCGIMKLDDIQHVFKSSTISSTDTQGYIVSLLNKFEVALTWDYRTLLIPTLLPTEEDILRNNQFIKIPVKTRSWHIRSKKITTPTMPSPSISIDKNNKTNCSLTSRPQPDCSVTRLLLMSYFPSGFWSRLITRILADDAIVEIVMSFITPFKQVVDENIFSALTDTHAEWVLWQTGLELRYAGITLLRLKEVNYNLKNTPYDYRQFKFKLKQDGIWCTVDLKNSAILEIWFPVDTLVIKQPILSGSIDDEPIGYQAIVVEPRPESMPQMLALIVDHIDILLEDWYPTLGTRFVHTSEGKLLVTRLIPCPRCLLNNGDHEGETSDQEHPSEDIPKYYMNNRERQSQDSYKSDGDSGVGYDSSTSSRMPSLEGHPDLIRQYPKPEGILAYSWMVEECILSAYSNKTIACPKHLDIPLSHIAPDIIFMDLGAKHLIKPEDIKRGRMLGRGAFGFVFKGNCRAPCSTGRIDVAMKMLQPVPPGPNSKPSAVLAYKAAQSKWDRDPLQYACKAYCTARQELNILLTLRHVNIVPLVGIVISPLALVLDLAPEGALDNVLKNYRRSGAKLDPYTLQSIILQVAKAVEYLHQQHVIYRDLKSENVLVWQMPLPFAEYPEQHNVHVKVADYGISRLTLPSGAKGFGGTEGFMAPEIIKYNGEEEYTEKVDSFSFGMFIYELVTLRQPFEGHEAVKECILEGGRPPLTFRETLYPCYLLDLMVICWAQNPKDRPTASQIVSIASAPEFTHLIDVTLLTERTHVTAITATSRLLDDNINGDEIWLGHNNGEVDMLLGTEKGWLQHVRIETPVIPYAMCGVDGYIWIGDNAGQIHVYLGSNFGCVGSYNLEPDHYSDSKVVGLIHLEQLKQFAVALYSGKIYLLTNNFTQMKKTEIETKIVDNIKTYSLTAVYRRRRILELWTGQSFGRITIYVLKDGNLVDTCELIHMSNETASKNLFATYLLSAENSVLSYTYPGCIVYQWDVETRQIINKLDMSKLVPCSESLKSISIEENLTTERCQVTALEACINQLYIGTTWGCIAVAECNSLRPITVFRPFEGKVCQIVALKSTDKKKLSLATVGQGYRSLISRYTDYPLDCLVAEDLKHNMYTLLWRSEHWSAA, from the coding sequence ATGGAAGATTACACGCCAGTAGACGAAGATTTTCCAGGTCGTTTGTTGCACCAGGCAGCTCTCTGGGACAACGCCGAGCTCCTGGAGGATTTACTGAAGGGTGAGCATGCCCAGTATATCAACAGTCAAGATTCCTGGGGTCGCGCTCCGCTGCATGCTGCCGCGATAACCGAAAACTCAAGATGTCTAGGAGTATTATTAGCAGCAGGTGCTAATCCGAATATTCCTTGTGGTCCTCGTGGTCAGTATCGGACTCCTCTTCACGTTTGCACCGAGCACGGACAttctgtaaatattaaaaagctATTAGAGTACAATGTTAATCTTAATGTTACTGATAATAATGGATTAAGTCCTCTAGCAAtcgctgaaaaaaataatgatgaaatttgCATTAATTTACTGGTAAAAGCTGCTGAGAAATATTTGCTAGCACGTGCTGCCACTCATTCATCACTGAGATCAGCTTGCATCCAAGGTGATACCGTATCAGttagaaatattattcaaaataattcagagTATTTTGAATGCATTGTTAATATGGCGCCAAATGGTGCTAATACTTTACTATTTATAGCCTCTGAAATGGGTCACAAAGATATCGTAAGACTGCTGTTAGACAATGGAGCCGATTGTCGCAGTCACCCTGTCACCAAATACTGTCCGCTTTACATCGCTTGCTACAACGGTAAATTAGAAATAGTCGATTTACTACTACGTCATTTTCCAAAACAAATTCAGTCATTGACCGTGGAAAGATGGCTGCCAATTCATGCAGCAGCTATCAATTCACATCATTCTGTTATTGATTTACTGCTGAAATTTGAATATCCCCAGCATCTTCTCACCCGTTTCAAAGATCCGTCCAGTGAATTTGAATACGAAATGCCATTCGACATAAACACCCAAGACGTTACTGGTCAGAATGTTTTGTACATCGTCAGTATGCTcggtaatataaaaattgtcgAAGCTCTTCTTAATTATCGGGTTAAATccaggaaaataaaaactgatgACATGAATAATAGTCAGCCTGTGTCAATTTCTAAGCGCAGAATATCAAGTGGGATCCAGCGGCTGATGTCTAGTCTCAATTTCCGTAGTAAAAATAGCGAAAAGAAAGACGATAATTTGATATCGCcatttaatttagatatttattgcaataataatactgAGACGGCCCTTCATGCTGCTGTAAAAGCGGGACATACTGAGGTCGTCGGAGCACTGCTTCAAGCAGGAGCTAATCCAAATTTaccgattaaaataaatgataactgTATTAGCAATAGTAGCACTGAAAGTAATGACTCGTGTAATAATACAAGTGCGCTGACAATCGCTTGTCAAAATCGTGATATAAAGATAACagatttattacttaaatacGGTGCGGTTGATAACGATTGCAAAGCATTAAAAATAGCTGCTCAGAATCGTGATGAAGTTCTTACTGCTAAATTATTGTCGATAAAAGCCCATCCAGACCCtgagtataaaattaataaaaaggcAATGACTGAAGGCACACAGACGTCACATTTCTCAGCGTTATCTAGTTTTGGTAACGTAACTTATCCATCATTATTTCCAAACACACCGACGATGATTAATTGGCATAATCAGCAGTGTCGACTTTCACAAATTCGTAGCCAATGGCTCATTGACGCGGTCCttaatgtcaataaaaaattaaatgttaaaaataatgatttggTACTTTATGCAATAACACGAATAGATATTTCGCACAATTCAATAACGACGGTgccatcattaattttttatttacaaagtttgaaatatttaaacatgGCACAAAATAAGATAGACAATTTGACAGCTGAATCAAACAACCCGCGTGATAAATTGTGCCCGGTATTGgaagaaatatatttacaagACAATCGATTGGAGATGTTGcctaattttttgatgaatttaccAGGACTTGAGATAATGGACGTGTCTAACAATAAATTGCAGTGTCTGCCGGATAATCTTTGGCAGGCGCCAAAATTGAAAGAGTTGAATGCGTCTTTTAATCTGCTGCGGGATTTGCCCAGTCAGGCGTCACAGAATATATCGCGACGAGTGCAGCGAGATGATATATTGAGCAATAGTCCGAGTAGCCGTAGCATCAATTCACAAATGGGTTTATCGCATGAAGACTCAACGGAATTTGAATCTTTTATCAAATTAGCAAACGCTCAGATAATCGAACTAGAAAGACCTCATGTTTGGACTGAATCTGTTCAAGTAACTGAGAAAATATCTGACGACACCGAACCGGGAACTCGTTCAGTTCTTACGTCACTTAATTTGGcgcacaatttatttaatagcaTTCCTGTGGCTCTGCCATGCCTGGCTGTAAATTTGGTGCGGCTCAATATGGCGTACAATTCATTGCGTTCGATGAGTCATATAACTTCTTACCCCGCTAGTTTGAAACAACTTGATCTGTCAAACAATCAAATATCCTGCTGGCCAAGTTTGCCCCAAGTCGACGACGCCGATGTTATGGAACAGGCGACCACCGCTTGCTATTGTCCGGCAACAAATATCCAGTCCCCCATGGTATCAAATAATCGACAGACGACGACTTCATTGAGAGACGTAGTTCTGATGTCTGTCTGCACTCACCGACGACACCTGAGGCTTGAAAATTTACGAACTTTAGTTCTAGCAAACAATTTGTTAACGCGGATCCAACTGACGTCAGTCGATGACGGCGAGTCGCCGAATGTAGAAGAAGAAAGTATTGATAGAGACACTAAAATAGCGTACTCTGGTTCAAAACTCTATTTACTTTTTCCGAATGTCAGTATGCTGGATGTCAGTAGCAatcaattaaaagaaattccTCATAATATTTATGAGCTAAACAATTTGTCGGTGTTAAATATCAGTGGGAATGTTGACATTACCGAGCTGCCACCGCAAATGGGTCTTTTGTCACGCCTGTGGAATTTGAATACTCAAGGCTGCCGATTGCAGGAGCCTTTGAAATCAATGATTGAATCTAAAAAGTACAAAACAATGGACGTTGTCGGTTACCTCAAGTCAGTATTAGAGGATGCTAAACCCTATGCCAGAATGAAGCTTATGATCGTTGGTATACAGGGAATTGGAAAGACGAGTTTACTTGAACAATTGCGCCAAGAAGGCGAGGttcctaataaaaaaaagtcatccgAACATTGGACCAAAAGGATGggaaataaaaacataaatactAAAACAGCTAAAGGCACAACTATTTCGACTGTCGGAGTTGACATCGGAGACTGGATTTACGAGAAAAAAGTGCGCGGGCAATCATCTCACGGTCCGGTTTACTTCAGGACTTGGGATTTCGGTGGTCAAAAGGAGTACTATGCAACCCatcagtattttttatcaaaacgtAGCCTTTATATCGTCGTCTGGCGGATAATCGATGGCCTGAAAGgcataaatgaaattttccagTGGCTCGTAAATATACAAAGTCGCGCCCCAAACTCCCCAGTTATTATCGTTGGCACACATTACGACGTTTCGAATGACCAAAGCGAGTCACTGCAACAGTACATCCgtgaaaagtttataaatgttGTCGATGCTGAAAAATGCGGGCTGCCAAAAGTTATGGAAACCATTGAAATAAGTTGTAAAACTCGGCACAATATTAAGATGCTCTGCAATCTTATCTATGATGTTGTGTTTAGTCTAAGATCGCCAGGAAGTAAAGAGTTGTTACTTGAACAACGCGTGCCTGCTAGTTATCTTGCCCTTGAAGATGTCGTAGTTCAACTGGCGCATGACAGAAAACTTTCTGGTTGCGATCCAGTTCTGAAAGCTGATCAGTATTACGCAGCTGTAAATAATGAACTGCATAAACTCCATAGATCATTTCGAGATCCCGCGGAATTGCATCAAGCGACGCTTTTTCTTCATGAAAACGGGATAATTTTACATTACGATGACGCGACACTTCGTGACTTGTATTTTCTTGACCCTCAGTGGCTCTGCGATATGTTGGCTCATGTCGTAACGATCCGCGAAATAAATCCATTTGCCAGGTGCGGAATAATGAAATTAGATGATATCCAACATGTCTTCAAATCATCAACGATATCCTCAACAGACACGCAAGGCTACATTGTAAGTCtgttaaataaattcgaaGTCGCTCTCACTTGGGACTATCGGACTCTACTGATACCGACTCTGTTACCGACGGAGGAAGACATTTTGCGCAATAatcagtttattaaaattcctgTTAAAACAAGAAGCTGGCATATaagatcgaaaaaaataacaacgcCGACAATGCCCTCACCTTCGATttcaatagataaaaataataaaacaaactgTTCGCTGACTTCCAGACCACAGCCAGACTGTTCGGTAACACGCTTACTGCTGATGTCATACTTTCCAAGTGGTTTTTGGTCTCGACTTATTACTAGGATACTCGCGGACGATGCTATTGTAGAAATAGTCATGTCATTTATAACTCCATTCAAACAAGTTGTTGATGAAAACATATTTTCTGCGCTGACGGACACCCACGCAGAATGGGTCCTATGGCAAACAGGTCTTGAGTTGCGTTATGCAGGTATCACTTTATTGAGACTTAAAGaagtcaattataatttaaaaaatacaccCTATGATTATCggcagtttaaatttaaactgaaGCAAGACGGAATTTGGTGTACAGTTGACCTCAAAAATTCGGCTATTCTTGAGATCTGGTTTCCAGTTGACACTTTGGTGATAAAACAGCCGATATTGTCTGGGTCTATCGACGATGAACCGATAGGTTACCAAGCTATTGTTGTTGAGCCACGACCAGAAAGTATGCCTCAGATGTTAGCTTTGATCGTCGatcatattgatattttactgGAAGACTGGTACCCAACACTGGGAACTCGATTCGTTCATACTTCCGAAGGAAAGTTACTTGTTACACGATTGATACCTTGCCCACGCTGTCTTCTAAACAATGGAGATCACGAAGGAGAGACTAGTGATCAAGAACATCCATCTGAAGACATTCCCAAGTATTATATGAACAACAGAGAGAGACAGAGTCAGGACAGTTATAAATCGGACGGTGACAGTGGCGTTGGTTATGATAGTTCGACATCGAGTAGAATGCCATCGCTTGAAGGACATCCCGATTTAATACGACAGTATCCTAAGCCTGAAGGTATACTCGCTTACTCATGGATGGTTGAAGAGTGTATACTTTCAGCTTACAGCAACAAAACAATAGCCTGCCCAAAGCATTTGGATATTCCGCTTTCTCACATAGCACCCGATATTATCTTTATGGATCTCGGCGCTAAGCATCTCATTAAGCCAGAAGACATTAAACGCGGAAGAATGTTGGGTCGTGGCGCATTTGGTTTTGTATTCAAAGGTAATTGTCGTGCTCCATGTAGTACTGGTAGAATAGACGTGGCGATGAAAATGCTCCAACCAGTACCGCCAGGCCCGAATTCAAAACCGTCAGCTGTGTTGGCTTACAAAGCAGCGCAGAGCAAGTGGGATCGTGATCCACTTCAGTATGCCTGCAAGGCCTATTGTACAGCAAGACAGGAATTGAATATTCTGTTGACTTTAAGGCACGTAAATATAGTACCCCTTGTTGGAATAGTCATAAGTCCTTTGGCTCTTGTACTAGACCTTGCGCCCGAAGGTGCTTTGGAcaatgtgttaaaaaattaccgaCGTTCTGGTGCTAAACTAGATCCTTACACTCTTCAGTCAATTATACTACAAGTTGCCAAAGCAGTCGAGTATCTTCATCAGCAGCATGTTATTTACAGAGACCTAAAGTCAGAAAACGTACTAGTCTGGCAGATGCCTCTGCCTTTTGCTGAGTATCCTGAGCAGCATAATGTTCATGTTAAAGTTGCTGATTATGGTATATCTCGGTTAACTTTACCGTCCGGTGCCAAGGGATTCGGTGGTACCGAAGGTTTCATGGCACCggagataataaaatataacggTGAGGAAGAATATACAGAGAAAGTCGATTCGTTTTCATTTGGAATGTTCATATATGAGCTTGTCACACTAAGGCAGCCATTTGAGGGACATGAAGCTGTTAAAGAATGCATATTAGAAGGAGGTAGACCTCCATTGACATTTCGTGAGACTCTTTATCCGTGTTATTTATTAGATCTTATGGTTATTTGTTGGGCACAGAATCCGAAAGATCGTCCTACAGCTAGTCAGATAGTATCAATAGCATCTGCGCCGGAATTTACTCATCTTATTGATGTTACACTACTTACTGAGAGAACTCACGTGACGGCAATAACTGCAACCTCACGTTTATTGGATGACAATATAAATGGTGATGAGATATGGCTGGGACACAACAACGGAGAAGTTGATATGCTATTGGGGACGGAAAAAGGTTGGTTACAACACGTGAGAATAGAAACACCCGTTATTCCTTACGCTATGTGTGGCGTTGATGGTTACATCTGGATAGGAGACAATGCTGGACAAATACACGTTTATCTAGGAAGTAACTTTGGTTGTGTGGGAAGTTATAATCTTGAACCGGATCATTATAGTGACTCCAAGGTCGTTGGTTTAATACATCTTGAGCAGCTTAAACAATTTGCTGTAGCATTGTACAGCGGTAAAATATACTTacttactaataattttacgcagatgaaaaaaactgaaattgaaactaaaattgttgataatattaaaacttattcgCTGACTGCTGTTTATCGTCGAAGACGGATACTGGAATTATGGACTGGGCAAAGTTTTGGTAGAATAACAATATATGTTTTAAAGGATGGTAATTTAGTGGACACGTGTGAATTGATTCATATGTCAAATGAAAcggcaagtaaaaatttatttgctacTTATTTATTGAGCGCGGAAAATTCAGTCCTCAGTTACACTTATCCTGGATGCATTGTTTACCAGTGGGATGTTGAAACACGtcagattataaataaattagatatgtCTAAATTAGTACCGTGCTCAGAAAGTCTAAAGTCTATTTCAATAGAAGAAAATTTAACTACAGAACGCTGCCAAGTCACGGCACTGGAGGCATGCATTAATCAACTTTATATTGGTACTACGTGGGGATGTATTGCCGTTGCTGAATGTAATTCTTTGAGACCAATTACGGTTTTCAGGCCGTTTGAGGGTAAAGTGTGCCAAATAGTTGCATTAAAATCAACtgacaagaaaaaattgtcattgGCTACTGTCGGACAAGGATACCGTAGTTTAATTTCACGTTACACTGACTATCCATTGGATTGTTTAGTTGCTGAAGATTTAAAACATAATATGTATACTTTACTTTGGAGATCGGAACATTGGTCAGCTGcgtaa
- the LOC128667853 gene encoding nudC domain-containing protein 3-like, which yields MSDYVAPVQEADSYNGASHDNFTWSQSISDLDVLLNIPDSLMSPRDLKVNVSSKEIKVEILENDFMTSSDCTKKWSIFFQAELSFPVKENEIIWCMTPKKHIHIHMEKKYERWWEALIVGESKIKLDKIDRSRDFNDLKVDEQMKLQELMWNEKQKL from the exons ATGAGCGATTATGTTGCTCCAGTACAAGAAGCAGATTCTTACAATGGTGCTAGTCATGATAACTTTACTTGGTCACAAAGTATAAGTGACCTTGACGTGCTCCTGAACATTCCTGACAGTCTGATGAGCCCTCGTGACCTCAAAGTCAATGTATCGAGCAAAGAAATCAAGGTCGAGATTcttgaaaatgattttatgaCCAGCTCCGATTGTACGAAAAAatggtcaattttttttcaagcagAATTATCTTTTCCTgtgaaagaaaatgaaattatttggTGTATGACTCCTAAAAAACACATTCAC ATtcatatggaaaaaaaatatgaaagatgGTGGGAAGCTCTAATAGTCGGAGAATccaaaataaaacttgataaaaTTGATCGTTCGCGTGATTTTAATGACCTTAAAGTAGACGAACAAATGAAATTACAAGAATTGATGTggaatgaaaaacaaaaatta
- the LOC103569063 gene encoding nuclear pore complex protein Nup85, producing the protein MAEEDNPQIFGIPDDLCRRAGIAATWRTGNKLGVFAHKHINVYSGDKNSNFYPCDSQVHFLGPEIILFNPILRKLVNESNGVFLSIRKIGKTNLNEVRPELVRHSKQYRSILRACVESLQDAAENKSDDRELYENFLTIFYNVECVWHLTEILYIDTLPGDVVLPQLLEWVRFHFPSRELMAMKILSKKTIGAELENMNYWEAVIGCALHGKLDIVSALLSFHTKADHPAFVTANQVLKTMPVYNVYGGYSVNEFTMRWKHWQSDLISNLEYKRFMIDHNLEELMRFIAGDESTLWEFAKYTEAWYELVAAKLLYSSPCCKQPELAQHANNIAERWQAGRNLDHIILALMESDLYKVIEQIQYMNDNGWFAAHLTDLLYSCEKLKIMDEEQANVTAQLHESLLLDYGSTLFSHSSLWQCGASYLENCPTSGIARLEALLQSIPMGTEARIHKIINVARNNDLINVVRSLCKIQGIKCIRRGRIGNALAWAIKAQDGVFATYIADEFLKNYAEESEIQCKDLLENLGASMLTSDRLTFLGKYCEFHQMYEMREFKEAARLLVALIISNLTPKYFWSILLTDAIPLLESEEVLFSSEDTFILMRCVEEHGNDPKFEDKLEIFRLAAARNLARALNLEGCQLE; encoded by the exons ATGGCTGAAGAAGATAATCCGCAAATATTC ggaATACCTGATGATTTATGCAGACGAGCAGGTATTGCAGCTACTTGGCGTACTGGTAATAAACTTGGAGTATTTGCCCATAAACATATTAATGTTTATTCAGGAG ataaaaatagtaatttctACCCATGCGACAGTCAAGTACATTTTCTTGGACcggaaataatattattcaatcCCATATTACGTAAATTAGTAAACGAAAGCAATGGTGTGTTTCtttcaataagaaaaataggcaaaacaaatttaaatgaagTGAGACCAGAGCTTGTAAGACACAGCAAACAGTATCGTTCTATTTTACGTGCCTGTGTCGAAAGTTTACAAGATGCCGCTGAAAATAAATCCGATGACCGAGAGTTGTACGAAAATTTTCtcacaatattttataatgttgAGTGTGTTTGGCATTTAACTGAAATTCTTTACATCGATACACTCCcag gAGATGTTGTTCTTCCTCAACTATTAGAGTGGGTACGTTTTCATTTTCCATCGCGTGAGCTCATGGCGatgaaaattttgtcaaaGAAAACAATTGGAGCTGAATTAGAAAACATGAATTATTGGGAAGCTGTAATTGGTTGTGCGCTTCATGGTAAATTGGATATAGTCAGTGCACTTTTGTCATTTCATACAAAAGCTGATCATCCGGCTTTTGTAACTGCTAACCAAGTACTAAAAACAATGCCAGTTTATAATGTCTATGGGGGTTATTCAGTTAATGAATTCACGATGCGATGGAAACACTGGCAGTCAGATTTAATATCTAATCTCGAGTACAAAAGATTCATGATCGATCATAATTTAGAAGAACTTATGAGA ttcATAGCTGGTGACGAATCGACACTGTGGGAGTTTGCTAAATATACTGAAGCATGGTATGAACTTGTTGCCGCAAAATTACTGTACTCGTCACCTTGTTGTAAACAACCAGAGCTAGCGCAACACGCTAATAATATTGCCGAACGATGGCAAGCCGGCAGGAATTTAGATCACATTATTCTCGCTCTGATGGAGAGTGATTTATATAAAGTAATTGAACAGATTCAATACATGAATGACAATGGATGGTTCGCTGCTCATCTTACTGATTTGCTATACAGTTGTGAGAAGCTCAAAATAATGGATGAAGAGCAAGccaa tgtaACTGCACAATTACACGAATCGCTTCTTTTGGATTACGGAAGTACGTTATTTAGTCATTCGTCACTTTGGCAATGTGGCGCAAGTTATCTTGAAAACTGTCCAACGTCTGGAATAGCGCGATTAGAAGCACTATTGCAATCGATACCTATGGGAACTGAAGCAAGAatccataaaataattaacgttGCTCgtaataatgatttaattaatgtcg tgAGAAGTCTGTGTAAAATCCAAGGAATAAAATGTATTAGACGAGGAAGAATAGGAAATGCTTTAGCATGGGCCATTAAAGCACAAGACGGCGTATTCGCAACGTATATTGCTGATGagtttcttaaaaattacGCTGAAGAAAGTGAAATTCAGTGCAAAGATCTTCTAGAAAATTTAGGAGCTTCCATGTTGACAAGTGATAGGCTTACATTtttag gaAAGTATTGtgaatttcatcaaatgtACGAAATGAGAGAGTTTAAAGAAGCAGCACGATTATTAGTTGCtcttattatttcaaatttaacaccgaaatA tttctgGTCAATACTATTGACAGATGCCATTCCATTATTAGAAAGTGAAGAAGTTTTGTTTTCAAGTGAAGACACATTTATTCTAATGCGCTGTGTTGAAGAACATGGCAACGACCCGAAATTTGAAGACAAACTTGAAATATTTCGCTTAGCTGCTGCGCGTAATTTAGCGCGAGCTTTAAATCTTGAAGGTTGTCAACTAGAGTAG